The following is a genomic window from Brachionichthys hirsutus isolate HB-005 chromosome 10, CSIRO-AGI_Bhir_v1, whole genome shotgun sequence.
CGAGAATCAGAACATGTGACACATGCTGACTAAGCAGCAGCACTTTGCAAATTCAGGGACCCTGAAGCAGAACGGCTTGGGTTTTTTTCACTGCATGGTGAACAAATAACTTTGGGGAAGAACGTTTGcatgaatttgtttttacaaattagCAAATTAGACTGCACCAAAATAAATAtctggtttcattttttttttcctccccatcAGAGATCACTAATGCAAATCCATTAGCAGGACACTTTCTGTTGGAGGGTCTTCAAATGAGTTTTCGGTTGCTGAATGGAAATGAATGGTGAGCGGCGGCGCCTCAGTGGTGCAACAGATTCTGCGTTTGAACATCCGGGTTTTTATTTTGGTAACTCTCTGCAGCTCATTTGATCCTACAGAAGAGATGTGGTGAATTAATTGTGTGCCAAATCTAAACGGGCAACAACTATATGTACTTACCCTAGGGCAAATAAAGGAATGGCACAAAGCCCTGCAGACAACGCAAAGACGAAGCCGGGGTACCAGGCCACGGTAGCAGAGTACACACTGTTGAAGACCGCGCCTGATGCGCTGAGAGATAAATTCTCCAGAAAGGAAATACAGGCAAAGAGGGCTCCTgtggaaacacacaaaggagAAGGTACTTTTAAGAATATGGTGAGCAAGAACAGGACAACCCTCGAATCAGtttagatgcccccccccccccccccccccacacacacacacacacagaagcccTGAGATCGCTCACCCTGCTCCGACTTTGAGATGATATTTGACATCATGGACCGCAGGACTGGGAACGGCATGACGGCGAGGAGTACGGCCGCCCTCGCTGTTTGTAAGCAAATAATGGAGGACATGGATTATAGAGTAGGGATGGATGCTAATCACATTTATAATTAAAGTCAAACAATATTTTTGCAGTTGTTTAGCATATTATACCATAAAAGTGTTTAATTACTCTTGGATAAGAGTCATATGGTGCTTTAAGACAGAATATAATCTTACTGTGTCATAACTTTGTTTTATCAGTGCAATTATCAAATAAAGTGTGCAAATACTGTCACCCAAGCAATGTGCAAAGGTGGTTGCTGCTAAACAGCAACACATTTAACTCCTCCTTGATGTGCATTTTTGTAACTCTACATGAACTCTACATTAACTACAGACAGACTCTGTTTCGTTTTTCCACTTAACAAGGCATTTAAAAATACTGTACGTGAGATAAAACAGTCCAGTTGTCATGGAGACGCCTCTCACCTATAAACATCAGTAACGTCGTCTTAGTGAATGCCAGCAGAACCATGGATGACAGGACAGACAGCATCCCAATCAGGATAATAAGCAGCTGTGGCACGCCGCAGTACATAAACGCTGATAGTCCCAAAAAGCTGGCCAGGAACAGCGTGGAGGACAGCGCGGCGCCGTAGCCAATCAAAACCGCATTCCAACACAAGGGCTCGCTGAGTTCAAAGAGCGTCAGCACGGACGATCCGCCAAAGAGGGCAAAGACGAGGCTGGTGATGATGAGAAGCAGGAGCGCCAAACGGGTTCTGGACCTGCGGGTGGCCCCTGCAAACATCTCATAGATCCCAAAGATGATGTGCTTCAGGACTGAGCTCCGCGCGGAACCGTCGAGATCGACGGCGTCGGCGGGAGCCTTCGTCACAGTCTCTTCTAGGATGAAGATCACGTAGAGCAGGACCACACACTGGCACAGGACGGAGGTCACGAGAGGCCAGTTGAAGCCTGCAGCTCGAAGGAAGTATCCCGTCGACAAGGAGGCCGCCCCGGACAGCAGGCCGATCATCATGTCCACCCCAGCTATGCGCAGCGTCTTCTGCCGCTCGCCCGTGCACAAGTCTGTTACGTAGGCGAAGCAGCCCCCCATGAATGCGCCCATTCCGCCGAACAGCGAATTGACGATCGAGGAGCCAATGAGCAAATAAATGTTCAGCTTAAAGTAGGACACCACGAGGAACGCCAAAGTGTAGAGCAAGGTGCCGATCAAAGGACAGACGATCGCGATCCGGCGTCCGCCTCGGTCACTGTAGGCCACGAGCACGAGAGTGACGACCAATGAGGGGACGACGGAGAACGCATCCGTGTAGAGGGCGAAGAGCGATGCCCGTCTCTGCACCTCCTggaaacacagaggagagaaGGCGGATAAGTCTCGAATCCGGTTTGACTTCACACAGGAATGTCAGGTGTGACAGCAGGCCTGAGGGTAGGAAACGATAAGGCCTGTGTCAGAAGAGAGATAATAACCGTCTAATGCCATAATAACAGCGCCGACATGCCGCCGAATCACGGTAACGAACGTCGAAGATAAACGGTTATTTAGATTAAAGCTGCACGGTGTCAGAATAAAGGagatttgtttcttcttccttctgaACTCCGTCGCGTAATGGCGTCCGTGGCTTTCTGTGACTCCACTGCACGTCCAGCGTCTCTGTCCAGCGGTTTTGGACTCACCTCAGTGTAGATCGAATGGTTGCTGCTGCCGTTGGCGCCACACGTCGAGGACGTGTTGTCAGAGACGGGGTATGAAGTGTTTGTCACTTGCTCCCAAATTCTCCTGTACACATACTGCTGCAGGAGGGGAATGGTGAGAAATGCGGAGAAAGCGTAAACAGCAACCACCGGCTCCACGAGGAACAGCCGCCTCATTTTGAGGGACAGCGGCACTCTCTGAAAAAGACGTGAAGAGAATGCAATCAAAaggctagaaaagcactccgccaagcaccgtccacatgttgatctggatcatcatcaaaaggttctaaattgttctaggtatttttatacaccaaccatgaaaagtaaaagtgaatcagagttggtgtgtatttatataatgTTGAAATTTAATAATTTTTGATAACGATTCCGGATCAGAATATCAGACTCCTTTATAACTGATTTTCAAGATGCATCCGGCAGTTTTTttcgtaatcctgctaacaaacaattagacaaatgcaaacagacaaacgctgtcaGACACATGACCTCCTTGAAATTCAGTGGctagatagagatagagatccccacagtgtacatgactgtcaaattccataaacatcggtcaatactgtaataaaccgagatatttaggaacacattttcaagctccattgactgcaatgttaacgaaaattgcAGTGaaaccagaatccaggatctcttctgggatCATCAACAGAATccatctgttcccggtaacattcccgacattccctgaaaatgtaatcGATATGTGTCTAACTTAATTTAATTATCTTGCGAAGAGACAAACAGATAAACGCCTGTAAAAACACAGCCTCCTTCCTTGTTGGGGGTGAACATGAACACTGAACACCGCACAACGCACGCGATAACATCCGTGTTTACGCACACGTCGGTACTGTATTTAAGAACAATAtttttctaaaataattttctttatttttttttatcgttgCATTGCCAGCGACGTGCAGTTGAACACTTACCTCTGACACAATCGGCGCAGttccaaataaataattatttccgAGGAGCTGTGAACATCTCCTTTTATACCGCGGCTGCGCGGAGGTCCAATGGAAGTCCCGCCCCTCATAACGtacgattggacagcagagtcTGTCAACCCTGAAGGTGGATGGGAACAGTCCATGGCTTTTGGTAATAGGTTGTATATAAACCTGAGTTTGATATACTTTTAAACAGCAACAATCCTATTTAGATTTACAGTGCACAGACTCTTCCATATAATCGGGCTGGTATTACGGTAAATGCACAGTAAACGTGCTTTTGATCGGACTGTACCATTTCGCTAACACACCGGGGGGATTTTGTTGTGACAGCAGAGTATCAACCTGGCGAGCGGAGACGTCAAGGCGAAATCCGCAGCCCTTATTCTGTGTAATGGTAATCATCCTTATAATTGTTTTATAAATCTCAAATATACATTTTGCATAGATTAATATGTTTAACGTTCTATATTTGCTCAAATGTATGATGTAGCAATTGTCAGCTCACCACCCTTGGACGGCTATCAAAATCAATCGTCTGCTAGCACTTAGCCAAATTAATCACAGGCGATAGCAATGAGAAGCTAACTTAGCTAGCTGTGTGTTAGATAGGTGGAAGATATCAATCCGGTTTGTAATCAGCAAGCATATGACTCGTATCAATCGTGGATTGATATCACGCAATGACTCGCGTACGAtggtggttaaaaaaaaaaagaaaaggctagCGTCGCTTGCCGCAGCCGCCCCGGCAAGTCGTGACTGTCCGTCTTGGGGTGGAGATAACAAACGTTACGGATCCTCGGCCTGACGTCATCGGCCACCGACGTGCTGCTGTTGTTTATAATGTGCCGCTATCTGTCATGTTATCAGAAATATAAGTATTTGGTCGTGTGTTGGCCTGTTCTATATCCGCGTTGGATGATACCTTTAGCTTCCGATTTCGCAATGAAAGTTTCCTCAGTCTGGATCGCTGATTTCGTAATATTATTGCTTAATTTAAGAAAATGGCACATTTTCCTTAATGATTTGCAACTAGATGTTAAAGCTTGCAATTTTATTAGCATCTTGATACATCGGTTATTCACAATGTTAGatacatttaattaatgtctttcaaataaaatatctgaaatatGAACACCAGTGatcatatacatatatataactACTTCATTGATCATAAATAAAgcttctttttctattttaggATACTGTAATCGTGTCTGATTGGCGATGCTTCTGTGTAATCTGCTTTTATTCACTGTGATTTCTCAGGTCGTGATTGTGGTCCTCTTAGGTAAATAATGGCTTTTAGCAAGGGATATCGGATCTACCACAAGCTGGACCCACCTCCTTACAGCGTCCTGGTGGAAACCAGGACCAGGGAAGAATGTCTCATGTTTGAGTCGGGGGCTGTTGCTGTTTTATGtaaggcttcttcttcttcttcttctgactgTACACGAGCACTCTTTAAACCTTTGCTTAAAGTAAGGAAGGAAAGTTAAGATGCAGTTTGACTGGCTACTGATGGACATGATTCTTGCCAATGATTAAGTCACGGGTTACATTGAAAGGTTTAAGGTGGATTGATTGATggagatattttatttatattgtgctatgtttttttttgtcatctagctgcagcagagaaagaggCTATTAAAAACCAATACACCAAAATTGTTGATGCTTATGGAATCCTGGGGGTCCTCCGCCTAAACCTTGGTAAGCTTCTGAGAAATCTTGTTATTCTTTGCCTTTTCTATTCTACAAGCAACCccaccggtggggggggggggcttgtgccAACATGAGGGCGCTCTGGTTCACAGCCCTTAAGCAGCTTTCTGCTGTCCTCTAGATGACCTTGAAGGTTCTTGTTATCAcatcaaggaaaaaaaaactctgtaaAAGACTAAAAGCTCAGCCATATCGATTTCTGAGatttgattttatatttgtatgTACTTTCAGATGATTCCGGTACCAGAATTTTGTTTTGTCCAGCCTCTTaatgtctgatttattttttacctccgccgaggaggttatgtaatcgccgtcGTTTGTCTATCTGCCCGTTTGTTAGCGAGATAAgtcaaaacgttctggatggatcttgatgacattttcagggaaatgttgggaacgttaccaggaacagatgattggtgatgatccagaagtagatcctggattatggatcagttgtgcttttctagttttgtaaTGCCGCCACCTTATTTCTGCAGGTGACTCCATGCTCCACAGTCTGGTGGTTGTCACAGGATGCAGCTCTGCAGGGAAGGTCCATGAGTCTGAGGTTTTCAGGGTCACGCAGACAGACTTCTTATCGCTGAAGAATGACCCAGCGGATGAAGAACGGATCGCTGAGGTGCGAAAGGTCCTGAACTCGGGACACTTCTACTTTGCTTGGTCTTCCTCTGGAGTCGGCATGGACTTGAGTCTCAATGCGCATCGCAGAACCCTGGAAGACACCACGGATAACCGCTTCTTCTGGTAAGAGTGTGAATTAGAAGGCTTCGtccttgtttttattaaaaacgGTAGcagtatcccacaatgcaaagTCGGCCATTTCGGAAGACTATGCTTACAGAGACTTGCACGTTCACAATAGCGCTAATCGTAACACACAATTCTTCCACAAGTATTCACTGGACATGAACTTTTCATTGGATTTTGGAGAATAGCACACGTAGTCGGCTTTATCGCTGGATGAATGATCAACAACAATGAGCGTGGAAACAAAGCCTTCCAAAATGGCCATcggcaatgcattgtgggaaatgtagaaAAGCCCAAAGCCCTCTATGATTAATGTTCCAAGGTTATAATGAGATCAGTAGGCTGGTAATAACTAAATACGTGCTCTGCTAGCTGTAGGATCGTTGTGTTCTGTAGCAGTTGCTCCTGGATGCGTGATGCAGGGCGGAATCCTTGAAGCATGAATTTATTGatatgctgtgatgtcatgaatCAATAGGAACCAGTctctccacctgcacctgaagcACTATGGAGTAAACTGCGATGACTGGCTGTTGAGGCTGATGTGTGGCGGGGTGGAGATCAGGACTATCTACGCGGGGCACAAACAGGCCAAGGCCTGCATCTTCTCCCGCCTCAGCTCAGAACGGGCCGGCACACGATTCAACGTCCGAGGAACCAATGACGACGGACAGGTCGCCAACTTCGTGGAGACCGAACAGGTGACGGACCTTTTTACAGTTTTATTGTTTTCCTCTTCCCGTTTGTGGTGCGATCAGATTCTGGCTTGCATCACTTTCGGGACGCGTGCGCTACAGCCAGTGTGCTGCTATTTAAAGAAACTTGCAACTGAGGTTTGACCAGTTTGCAAATCTGTTCCATCAGTGTTCAAATTGATTTCCACCCTTCAGTTGGCTCCTGTTTATTCCTGtgaatttaaactttaaagatgCAGCAGGGAGCAAACATGagtatttcattttcagtgtattctttatttttatttattattttttttggctttaTTTGTTAGGTGCTCTTCAGACCGGGGGTTATAAGAGCAATGCAATGATAATCTTTCTGTCACATACTGAAAAGCCTTATTTTTTGATTTCAATATATCACATTGAAAGTAATAAGACCAGTCTTAAAGCAGACATGGGTCCAGATGTCAGCTTTGTGATCAATGGATGGATTGTGTTGCAAATTTACTGATGGAATAGAAATTATTGTGTCAAATTTTCCACTCCATTTATATATTTCATTACAGTAATGATGGGGGAAGCATTTCAAGAAAACTAGGAATGGTTGAAATTGCCCCGCTGTGTTGGTTTTTATCTAAATGGaagatttaatgaatgaatctttTATTCCCATACTTCCAGACAATCTATGGAAATTAAAAGGCTATTAGTCCTCAAAAATGAGCAAAGATGTGAAATAGTTTTTATTCTGGGTTGAAGAAAGGCTTCAGCAACACCCGCGGACCCGCAGGGTGGTTAAAGCGTCCCAGAAAATGAATGGGAAAACTGGTTAGTTGTTGACTCTTTGGGAGCAAACCTTCGTCGCCCTGTAGCGGTGATAATCCTGACGGGCTATGAACCTCTAAATGAATTCCCCAAGCCAGGCCGGAAGCCTTCTCGATCGTCGCAGTTGTTTGACTTTCCTTAATTCTGAGTCAGGATGCTGTCAGAGGACAAACAGACATTTGCGTAAatttagttaaaaaaaacaaattctccATTGTAGACACACatacaattttcttcttttttttcatttgatataATCTTGTTagaggaaacaaacacaaagctttaaatttttaaaattgtaaataaataaatagttttaaaaaatGGCATTGTTGGTTTTAGTTCATCCAGCACGCCGTCACGTTGACGCTGTCGCTCGGCTCAGAAGCCTCGGGTGACACGCAGCCTTTATTACTTCTTTATGTTTGCCTTGTtccatgaacccccccccccaaaactgctccggcggcgccttcaccctattccctctccgcATTCTTTCATTGTTTATGTGGCTCATTGTACTTGTGTTTTGAgatgaagttttatttttttgagttcAGTATTTATGACTACTTGTGATGTTTTGTCACTTTGCAAATGGACTCTAGCGTTCTTCTTGTTCTTAACAGATCATTTTCATGGACGATAAAGTTTCATCCTTCATACAGATCCGTGGGTCAATTCCTCTTTTCTGGGAACAGCCGGGAATCCAGGTAGTTACtgaatgaaaaatacatttactcCAAACCTATCAtgattttgatgttttattgtgtgtaaATACTTAAAATATTTGTACGGCAGTAATCCTTCTTTCAAGTAGTTGCATGCACGGCTCCGTCAATCGGAGCAGCGTAATGTAAAAACTCATTAAAATGGCTGTAATTGAAATTAGAGTGGATATTTTTTAATCAGAGTTTGAACTCACTTTGTCCATGCTTTGTTCAGAAAAAGTCCATTAAGGGTGTTTTGTTGCAACTGAATGACAATCGGCATCCTAAACAGCTGGATGAGAACCCCCACTTGGTAAAACCCTTTTCTTGAggcgggcgggggcgggggggggggggggggctcttgctGGTGCTGGCGCTTTCATGCAGGAGATGAGGGTTTCTCTGTGCAATGCCAAacagcagacaggaagacagaggaAATCTTAGTCCTATATACTGTACCTGTCCAGGAAATGGTCATGTGGAGatttaaaacaggaagtagaactaCCCATAAAATCTAAACCACCACCGCAGGGATtctcctgctcttcttctggCATTGCACAGACCGGTGGATTTAAACAGAAGTTCTGGGATGGGAATGATAGATATAGTGCTTGGTAAAAGggtattttctgttttcttcagcTCCCAGACATCTTTGTTCAGGTGAGAACCTGGTCTGAAAACAATCCAGAGCCACTTCCCTTTTGTTCCCCTGGATTGGGAATATCAttataattggggggggggtgcttttaTGGCAGACAGTTGAGTAGGGACTGTGCTCGAGGTTGTTTTCTGACAGAACTGCAGGCCTCCTGCTTCTAAAGCAGCTTCAGCTCCTAGTCCCCTCTACCTATTGTGGCTTTGTAAAGCTCTATCGCTCCTCCACATGCTCTCTAATGCATAACGGATAGTTTTTGGTTTCATCCAGAGGTCGTGGCAATAATCTTTCTGCAAATAGTGTGCTTTTAGAAATAGTTTGTCTTTAATCATGTTTGTAGTGAAATATCATGAGACCCTACTGGGAAAGGTGCAAAGCCTTCTCTTAACTAGTTAATCACTTAGGCGTAGGCTGATCCCCAAATCGTAATTTATTAGCACTTTACTTTGCCTCTTTTACAGAAAGAATCATTAGAAGCAGAAGCACTTATTTGGGGGGAATGATTACATTTGGCATCACAATAGTAGCTGCAAATTTAATTACAGATTTAGACATTTAATGAATTTTGTCGCGGAAATTACTCAAACAGACAAAGACTAACCTCAAAGTGGCGTAGAATATGTGGCATTCAAATAAACCGTGGGCACGATCGTTTCACAATCACCACAGGATAGTGATGGGTGTGGTATGAAATGGTGATCATCTGTAACCTGAGGCCTCTGCAGATGCCACCTCAGGAAGCGTTTAAATATGCATAGCGCAGACCGATGCCCCTGGAGAGGAAGGAATGAGTGACGACATGGCAGCAGCATGGCCCAAAATGCCAAGCGGCGCTTTACACAGGCTTTGCTGAAATATGTGCAAACATTAACTCCAAAATAGAggagatagaataaataaaagttgGGCGGACATTGACAGTCGATTATTTAGTTACTTAAACCTGAACTGTATGTATGTTTTTGACCTAACCTAAATTTAGGTTATCGGGCCTCGTTAATAGGTGATATAGGTTTTGaacaattaataaataataaatagcttTCATTAACTTAATTGTATGGAATTATAatttaaaagctgcattttgGGTTCACTTTCATCGTCTTTTTCCTaaaggaaagtatttttttctgatCTGGAACATTTAAGTGTGAGAAACAAGCAAAAACCATAACAAATTCATTAGGGGGCAAATCCGTTCTCACAGCGCTGTCGGTAGCCGCAGGGCAACGAGTAAGGGCCTGCCGTGCCGAGTCGTGCCCTCCTCGGAGTGACTGGGAGACGGTCCTGTTCCTTTTAAGGAGTGGCCGCGCCTGACTCGACACCTCTGCTTGGCTCTTTGGTGTCTCGGGATTCAGTCCTAAAATGAGACGTTATGTatgagagacaaacaaacagcatttcaTTCAGAGTGTCAGTAGGTATGTTGGAGAGATGAGTCTCTGCCGCtccgtgtctttgtctctgatCTCGTCCACCGTTGCTAGCCCTGTGTTGCTTTTGTCCCCGCccagaaatacatttattccaATTTATACTTTTAAacaatttgatttgatttttaatgtCCGATTTCTTCATTgccttctgtctctcctcacTGTCTCTGCGCTCCAGGTCGGCTCTCATCGTGTCAAACTCTCAAGGGGATTTGAGGCGAATGCACCGGCTTTTGAGAGGTAATTTaagtgttgggtgtgtgtgtgttactttgTCTTTGAGATTAGCACTCCCTTAAAGATCAGAGGAGATCCATCAAGCGTTcatatgaataaattaatgcTTAAGTGTTTACTTTAGAGGACAGACGCAGCAGGCCATAGGTCAATATCGAGGTCATGATTCCGTCtgcatatttgtattttgaacATGTCGAGGCTTGAGCTGAGTCACCGTCTGCGATTTGTCAAGAGGGAGTCGTAGATTGCAGTTCTACTCATCGTTCTCATGTTGCCAGATCTGGACAGTTTCTCTGTTCTTATTTTCAAAACTCTGAAGAGCCAGCTCAGCAATTGAATCCAGCTTTCACATTGTCGTTGTTGATGTGCCGCGCTGCCATTCAAGGTTACCTGCGTTcgtttatacacacacacacacacacacacacacgcgtataGGAGGAAGCAGTTTTGGATTATGAACTTGGCTAATGAAAACATGTTATGCTAAATCTGGTGTCAGAGCACCGTTAGTGTGTtagctcgtgtgtgtgtgtgtgtgtgcttcccaGACACTTCACTGCACTGCGGAGCCTGTACGGTAAACAGGTGATCATCAACCTGCTCGGCAGTAAGGAAGGGGAACACATGCTCAGCAAAGCATTTCAGGTGAGGGGAGCCGCTCTGTCCTGAAACTATGACGTGTCAGAGTTCAGTCACGCCGAGACTCATGCACTCACTCCCAGTATTTGCATATTAACTAACTTTGCCTTGCATGTGCATCATTTTTTGTAATCTGAACTTTCTGTCTGTCACTCTCAAGAGTCACCTGAAGGCCTCAGAGCACGCGACGTCGGTGAAAATGGTCAACTTTGACTATCATCAAAATGTGAAAGGAGGCAAGGCCGACAAACTGCACAGTGTCCTCAAACCCTACCTCAGCAAGTTCCTGGAAGAGTGCGGATGGTTCTACTACTCAGGAGAGACAGGAATTGCAAGGTTCTGAAATCAATATTGTTCtacttaaagatcacatattgtactctttttttttttttccacaaggtatcgcagttcccagacacttgtatgaaatatctgtaaaggtttttgtcaaaatagcgaacagctgctgcaggacaacgtccctcttctctgtctcaaacagctctgtcagaaaagcctctgaaaaccaaactgaaactaagttcattgtgtgcatgcatgtgtacgcactcgccctctgtgacatcacagggggcgagatttctgccagacgcgtttcagtaggtgattacagaactatccaaactatgcaggattcacttgatggtttattttgttgtttttgggttagtagtgacccaaaaccaccataatagtgtagaaacatgggaaaagtgagttttacaTAATATGTCTACTTTAAGGCCCCAAACATGTAAATACTATTaatgtgtttgatttttttttacgtctTAACACTGTAACAAATCATATTTAGGACTCAGGGTGGGACCATCAGGACCAACTGCCTGGACTGTCTGGATAGAACCAACAGTGTCCAGGCCTTTTTTGCCCTTGAGGTAGGAGTTCACAGTGTAGAgcatcatttgtatttattttttaaaaaggtgtGTCTATTTTTTTCTGTCGGACGGCTGATTTTTAGTGCTGATTCTGTTTCACCAAATCAGATGCTTCCAAAGCAGCTGGAGGAAATGGGCCTCACGGAGAAACCCCAGCTCGTAGCCAGGTTCCAGGAGGTCTTCAGGACCATGTGGTCTGCCAACGGAGACTCCGTCAGTAAGATCTATGCAGGCACCGGCGCCCTGGATGGCAAGGCTAAGGTACATAGCATGGACGCACTCGATGCAAGTTCTGAACTTCTGtagcagcagcatcccagccGTTAGCAGTGCGTGGGAACATGAAATCACGACTGACCAGCGATGTGACCTTTACTACTGAATCTGTTACGTGTCTAAATGAACGGATTATGTTTTATGTTCTGATTTCATCAAATGGATTTAAATGCTGAATCATCAATGTTTGATTCttgaacattttaaagtcaaCATTTTCATCAGAGCATCAAGATAAGGACTTTGAAATAATGTCTTTTAATCAAGttgcaggggtggggggggggctattaaTAGCTACATCCACGAAGCAATAAACGTAGCGACCCGACTTGGACATGGTCGCTGTCCAAACAGAGTTTTGCGTGAGCAGTCAGCTCTTTGTGGAACTGTGTACTCCTTGTTTCTCATAACTCTCATGTGCTATCTCTCTGCTGTCctctggaccccccccaccccccttcctCT
Proteins encoded in this region:
- the si:dkey-5g14.1 gene encoding lysosomal proton-coupled steroid conjugate and bile acid symporter SLC46A3; its protein translation is MRRLFLVEPVVAVYAFSAFLTIPLLQQYVYRRIWEQVTNTSYPVSDNTSSTCGANGSSNHSIYTEEVQRRASLFALYTDAFSVVPSLVVTLVLVAYSDRGGRRIAIVCPLIGTLLYTLAFLVVSYFKLNIYLLIGSSIVNSLFGGMGAFMGGCFAYVTDLCTGERQKTLRIAGVDMMIGLLSGAASLSTGYFLRAAGFNWPLVTSVLCQCVVLLYVIFILEETVTKAPADAVDLDGSARSSVLKHIIFGIYEMFAGATRRSRTRLALLLLIITSLVFALFGGSSVLTLFELSEPLCWNAVLIGYGAALSSTLFLASFLGLSAFMYCGVPQLLIILIGMLSVLSSMVLLAFTKTTLLMFIARAAVLLAVMPFPVLRSMMSNIISKSEQGALFACISFLENLSLSASGAVFNSVYSATVAWYPGFVFALSAGLCAIPLFALGVVALIGVDVAQKEEVPEPAISGEEEPVPNERDSSPLVS